The following coding sequences are from one Luteolibacter yonseiensis window:
- a CDS encoding phosphatidylinositol-specific phospholipase C domain-containing protein, which produces MIKTHLGKIMGLFLTAIPALLHGAGNNWMNSVDGARLISDLSIPGTHDSGARYEPVAGTAKCQNLTIAEQLNAGVRFLDIRCRHLDNAFTIHHGSVYQNINFNDVLNDTIGFLNANPSETVIMSVKEEHTSSGTTRSFEATFDSYVAQNPGKWLLASSIPSLTNARGKIVLFRRFGAGGLPKGIDASNWPDNAAFSTGGTLRVQDIYNVPDNDPKWNSILAILNEARYGGPAPLYVNFASGVKSGVFGIPSITTVSNNINPRLTTFFTNNPSGRFGSILMDFADASKCSMIYNTNTPASRPSYRAAYYMIVNRNSGKALDLISGNTGNSAAINQWSYDYNGPNQRWVLAPTEASNHFRISSWVSGKALCIEADSTATGARTHAYDYTGNNTGQQFDLVDAGNGYYKIRNVKSNLVLEILNAGTADNDRVQQNTDTGGLHQQWRLQPWGDYQVRASTGKYICIENAGSSNGNPIIQYTYENNPWFKWRFEGVTNGHLKASSLNALGRAISVVGGTSVNGEDCQLYDYNVANAGDQKLRIVPKTNGNVKFHFVHDGMSWDIPGGNSANNVRLEQYPDNGNAWQEFLLEAVR; this is translated from the coding sequence ATGATAAAAACCCACCTGGGCAAGATTATGGGCCTGTTCCTGACCGCCATCCCGGCGCTCTTGCATGGCGCCGGCAACAACTGGATGAACTCCGTCGATGGCGCGAGACTCATCTCCGATCTATCCATCCCCGGCACACACGATTCCGGTGCGAGATATGAGCCGGTGGCGGGCACGGCGAAATGCCAGAACCTCACCATCGCGGAACAGCTGAACGCCGGAGTGAGATTCCTCGACATCCGCTGCCGCCACCTTGACAACGCCTTCACCATCCACCACGGCAGCGTCTATCAGAACATCAACTTCAACGACGTGCTCAACGACACCATCGGATTCCTCAACGCGAATCCTTCGGAAACCGTCATCATGAGCGTCAAGGAGGAGCACACCTCCTCCGGCACCACCCGATCGTTCGAGGCCACCTTCGATTCCTACGTCGCCCAGAACCCGGGCAAATGGCTGCTCGCTTCGTCCATCCCGTCACTGACCAACGCGCGGGGCAAGATCGTGCTCTTCCGCCGCTTCGGAGCCGGCGGCCTGCCCAAGGGCATCGATGCCTCGAACTGGCCGGACAACGCCGCCTTCAGCACCGGCGGAACCCTCCGCGTGCAGGACATCTACAACGTCCCGGACAATGATCCCAAATGGAACTCCATCCTGGCGATCCTCAACGAGGCGCGCTACGGAGGCCCCGCCCCCCTCTATGTGAACTTCGCCAGCGGTGTGAAGAGCGGCGTGTTCGGCATCCCCAGCATCACCACCGTCTCGAACAACATCAACCCGCGGCTCACCACCTTCTTCACCAACAATCCCAGCGGCCGCTTCGGCAGCATCCTGATGGACTTCGCGGACGCGTCGAAGTGTTCGATGATCTACAACACGAACACCCCCGCCTCGCGTCCTTCATACCGCGCCGCCTATTACATGATCGTGAACCGCAACAGTGGGAAAGCCCTCGATCTCATCAGCGGGAACACGGGCAACAGCGCTGCCATCAACCAATGGAGCTACGATTACAACGGTCCGAACCAACGCTGGGTGCTTGCTCCAACCGAGGCGTCCAACCATTTCCGCATCTCCTCGTGGGTCAGTGGAAAAGCCCTCTGCATCGAGGCGGATTCCACCGCCACCGGAGCCAGGACCCACGCCTATGACTACACCGGCAACAACACCGGACAGCAGTTCGACCTCGTGGACGCTGGAAACGGCTACTACAAGATCCGCAACGTGAAGAGCAATCTCGTGCTTGAGATCCTCAACGCCGGCACCGCCGACAACGACCGCGTGCAACAGAACACCGACACCGGAGGACTCCATCAGCAATGGCGCCTGCAACCCTGGGGTGACTACCAGGTCCGTGCCTCCACGGGGAAATACATCTGTATCGAAAACGCGGGAAGCTCGAACGGCAACCCGATCATCCAATACACCTACGAGAACAACCCGTGGTTCAAATGGCGCTTCGAAGGCGTGACCAACGGCCATCTCAAGGCGTCCAGCCTCAACGCCCTCGGTCGCGCGATCTCCGTGGTCGGCGGCACCAGCGTCAATGGCGAGGACTGCCAGCTTTACGACTACAACGTGGCGAATGCCGGAGACCAGAAGCTCCGCATCGTGCCGAAGACGAACGGAAACGTGAAATTCCATTTCGTCCACGACGGCATGAGCTGGGATATCCCCGGAGGAAACTCGGCAAACAACGTGCGTCTCGAGCAATATCCCGACAACGGCAATGCCTGGCAGGAATTCCTGTTGGAAGCCGTGAGATAG
- a CDS encoding S8 family peptidase → MKNHLRHLLSIFILVFCGLVGWWIARGVEKSVVRHSPVRPQVVARPAVSVPHRASAPYREEFRDGSTVEMFESGTPDQVILRFPSEETYSAFLFALAGSKIQLVDQLDRLRAVRLGYSEWNDLSNLLDGENIVAFDSLPAVPAPGSSGGTQQGLVGFGESLLPWLGVPADHAGWGAGVKIAVLDTGIVSHPALPGYSQSIVITPFPADISKTNGHGTAVASLIAGNDPLAQGVAPAAELISVRVSDDYGRADSFALAAGILAAIDAGAHIINISMGTTENNPLIEEAVLYAHKQNVLIVAASGNSERSEACYPAAYPTVISVGAVDARGEHLDFSNYGTYLSITAPGYLIDAAWPGNQYQSIVGTSASAPLVSGAIAATMSNGRGITMTASQAAEIVMNNADEAGIPGPDSEYGSGILNLGRVMNRNIPGIVDAAITNQRLVRSVRPGVNDEIQVTIQNRGTSVLVNTLLEIDTRFGNRRFNATMIAPGAMQTFSMPVRLDGLAGNEPLRVSSNLSLGNAGQDLTPLNNQREDTFYVR, encoded by the coding sequence ATGAAAAACCACCTACGGCATCTGCTTTCCATTTTCATCCTCGTGTTTTGCGGGCTGGTGGGATGGTGGATCGCGCGTGGGGTGGAAAAGTCCGTGGTCAGGCATAGTCCTGTCAGGCCTCAGGTGGTGGCAAGGCCCGCCGTATCCGTGCCGCATCGTGCGTCGGCGCCTTATCGTGAAGAGTTCCGGGACGGAAGCACGGTGGAGATGTTCGAAAGCGGCACTCCGGATCAGGTGATCCTGCGTTTCCCCTCGGAAGAAACCTACAGTGCGTTTCTTTTCGCCCTTGCCGGCAGCAAGATCCAGTTGGTGGACCAGCTCGACCGCCTGCGGGCCGTGCGCCTCGGCTACTCGGAATGGAATGATCTCTCCAACCTGTTGGACGGGGAAAACATCGTGGCCTTCGACTCGCTTCCCGCTGTTCCGGCACCGGGCTCCTCAGGAGGGACGCAACAGGGGCTTGTCGGCTTTGGTGAGTCTCTTCTCCCGTGGCTCGGGGTCCCTGCGGACCATGCCGGCTGGGGTGCCGGAGTGAAAATCGCCGTTCTGGACACAGGCATTGTCTCCCACCCGGCGCTGCCCGGCTATTCCCAGTCCATCGTGATCACTCCGTTCCCGGCGGACATTTCCAAGACAAACGGGCATGGCACCGCGGTGGCCTCGCTCATCGCGGGAAATGACCCGCTCGCGCAAGGGGTGGCCCCGGCTGCGGAGCTCATTTCCGTGCGCGTCAGCGATGATTACGGCAGGGCGGATTCCTTCGCACTCGCTGCGGGCATTCTGGCCGCAATCGATGCCGGCGCGCACATCATCAACATTTCGATGGGGACCACCGAAAACAATCCCCTGATTGAGGAAGCCGTGCTCTACGCACACAAGCAGAACGTCCTCATCGTCGCTGCATCGGGGAATTCGGAGCGGTCCGAGGCCTGTTACCCCGCGGCCTATCCGACCGTCATCAGTGTTGGCGCGGTGGATGCGCGTGGAGAGCATCTGGATTTTTCCAACTATGGAACCTACCTCTCCATCACCGCTCCCGGTTACCTGATCGACGCGGCATGGCCTGGCAACCAATATCAGTCCATCGTTGGAACCTCCGCCAGCGCCCCTCTCGTCAGCGGAGCCATCGCCGCCACCATGTCGAACGGGCGCGGTATCACCATGACGGCCAGCCAGGCGGCGGAAATCGTCATGAACAATGCGGACGAGGCCGGAATACCCGGACCGGATTCCGAATATGGCAGCGGCATACTCAATCTCGGGCGCGTCATGAACCGAAACATCCCCGGCATCGTCGATGCGGCCATCACCAACCAACGGCTGGTAAGATCCGTTCGACCCGGTGTGAACGATGAAATCCAGGTGACCATCCAGAACCGTGGCACCTCGGTGCTGGTGAACACCCTGCTGGAAATCGACACCCGTTTCGGCAACCGGCGGTTCAACGCCACCATGATCGCCCCGGGGGCGATGCAGACATTCTCAATGCCGGTCCGTCTGGATGGATTGGCAGGGAACGAACCACTTCGGGTAAGCTCCAATCTCAGCCTTGGCAACGCCGGGCAGGACCTCACTCCGTTGAACAACCAGCGCGAGGACACGTTCTACGTGCGCTGA
- the trmD gene encoding tRNA (guanosine(37)-N1)-methyltransferase TrmD has product MRIDIVTLFPEVALAPLSDSIIQRARAAGLVEVTGHQLRDWSEDKHRRVDDTPCGGGQGMLLKPEPVFAAVEALRRPDTKVILMTPQGRPFKQAVARELAGAEHLLILCGHYEGMDHRIIEALVDEEISIGDYILTNGALAAAVVCDAVIRLLPGALGDERSPVDESFTDPNLLEAPAYTRPIDFRGMKVPDVLVSGNHGKISAWKQEQALARTRANRPDLLS; this is encoded by the coding sequence AGCGCGCGCGCGCGGCGGGACTGGTGGAGGTGACGGGGCACCAGTTGCGGGATTGGTCCGAGGACAAACACCGTCGCGTGGACGACACGCCATGCGGTGGAGGGCAGGGGATGTTGCTGAAGCCGGAGCCGGTCTTCGCCGCGGTGGAGGCCCTGCGGAGACCTGATACGAAAGTGATTCTGATGACACCCCAGGGGCGGCCGTTCAAGCAGGCGGTCGCACGGGAACTCGCGGGCGCGGAGCATCTGCTGATCCTCTGCGGACATTATGAAGGCATGGACCACCGGATCATCGAGGCGCTGGTGGACGAGGAGATTTCCATCGGCGACTACATTCTGACCAATGGCGCGCTGGCGGCGGCCGTGGTGTGTGACGCGGTGATCCGCCTGCTGCCCGGCGCTCTCGGCGACGAGCGATCGCCTGTGGATGAATCCTTCACGGATCCGAACCTGCTCGAGGCACCGGCTTACACCCGGCCCATCGATTTCCGGGGGATGAAGGTGCCGGATGTACTGGTTTCGGGAAATCACGGGAAAATCTCCGCGTGGAAACAAGAACAGGCGTTGGCGAGGACCCGGGCCAACCGTCCGGATCTGTTGTCGTGA
- a CDS encoding GNAT family N-acetyltransferase yields the protein MKTETNAATAGSEADLPRVEPATIEDLPALTELVMNLFDASGDFTPDRAVQERGLQLILEQPNRGRIFVVRNHDSIFGMVNLLFTISTARGGFVILMEDVVIHPDHRGQGYGTMLLDYVQDFAKKKHFKRITLLTDRISAESQEFFKKRGFEHSNMIPMRRIID from the coding sequence GTGAAAACCGAGACGAATGCCGCGACCGCCGGAAGCGAGGCCGACCTGCCACGTGTGGAGCCTGCGACGATCGAAGACCTGCCGGCGCTTACGGAGCTGGTGATGAATCTTTTCGACGCCTCCGGTGATTTCACACCGGATCGCGCGGTGCAGGAGCGCGGGCTGCAGCTGATCCTGGAGCAGCCGAACCGCGGACGCATCTTCGTGGTGAGAAACCATGATTCCATCTTCGGGATGGTGAATCTTCTCTTCACGATCTCCACCGCTCGCGGAGGATTCGTCATCCTGATGGAAGACGTGGTGATCCACCCCGACCATCGTGGACAGGGCTACGGCACCATGCTGCTGGACTACGTGCAGGATTTTGCGAAGAAAAAGCATTTCAAACGCATCACCCTTCTCACCGACCGCATCAGCGCGGAGTCCCAGGAATTTTTCAAGAAGCGCGGATTCGAGCATTCAAACATGATCCCGATGAGGAGGATCATCGACTGA
- a CDS encoding DUF2288 domain-containing protein: MISIDENAAPEPMKYVMLGEDHSTTAEKLAKYTGHVSWSYLRPHHENGSLLFVDPELKLEEVGTAFAHNDRNRVEAWLKSGELVKIGNLHAAQWEDTDAEFEALVVSPFVLFRPV, from the coding sequence GTGATCTCAATCGACGAAAACGCCGCACCGGAACCGATGAAATACGTGATGCTCGGTGAGGACCACAGCACCACGGCGGAAAAACTCGCCAAATACACGGGCCATGTCTCATGGAGCTACCTCAGACCGCATCATGAAAACGGCAGCCTGCTTTTCGTCGATCCGGAGCTGAAGCTGGAGGAAGTGGGCACGGCATTCGCGCACAACGACAGGAACCGTGTGGAGGCGTGGCTGAAGTCGGGAGAGCTCGTGAAGATCGGAAACCTTCACGCCGCCCAATGGGAGGATACCGACGCGGAGTTCGAAGCGCTTGTCGTCTCCCCCTTCGTCCTCTTCCGGCCCGTCTGA
- a CDS encoding glycogen synthase, translating into MPVTTKSTKPRILIVTPEITYLPSGMGNMAQRMSAKAGGLADVSASLVSALFELGADVHVAMPNYRRMFQGDIFSLHEKELRKYHEVLPEAHIHLAEDRIFYYREQVYSNQSDEAMRIALVFQREVINHIIPRVNPDLIHCNDWMTALIPGMARRRGIKSLFTVHNIHTRQVSLAQVEEAGIDAAEFWMNLFFASPPFNYDHARSHIPIDLLTSGIFAAHYINTVSPRFLWEIVEGWHSVVPNSVRAELRAKYAAGCSAGILNAPDVSYNPLTDDALERNFGVADFVEGKAANKQALQRELHLKQNPDAPIFFWPSRLDPVQKGPQLLTEILHKLVSDYWERDLQVVIVANGPHQEWIDKIVCAFDLHERVAIVDFEERLSRLAYAGSDFMLMPSLFEPCGLPQMTSPLYGSLPVVHSTGGLYDTVRHIDVGHSTGNGFRFDHYSSEGFRWAIDRAMEFYSLPAEIREREIRRVMIESEQEFSHKEVARRYISIYEEMLARPLVEKESGEVIKAIAESLSESLAEG; encoded by the coding sequence ATGCCTGTCACTACCAAAAGCACCAAGCCACGCATCCTGATTGTCACTCCGGAAATCACCTATCTGCCATCCGGCATGGGGAACATGGCGCAGAGGATGTCGGCGAAGGCGGGAGGACTGGCGGATGTTTCAGCCTCGCTGGTATCGGCGCTTTTCGAGCTTGGTGCCGACGTGCACGTCGCCATGCCCAACTATCGCCGCATGTTCCAGGGCGACATTTTCAGCCTGCATGAAAAGGAGCTGAGGAAATACCATGAAGTCCTCCCGGAGGCGCACATCCACCTGGCCGAGGACCGCATTTTCTACTATCGCGAGCAGGTTTACAGCAACCAGTCGGACGAGGCCATGCGCATCGCCCTGGTGTTCCAGCGCGAGGTGATCAACCACATCATCCCCCGGGTGAATCCGGACCTGATCCACTGCAACGACTGGATGACCGCCCTCATTCCCGGCATGGCCCGCCGCCGCGGCATCAAGAGCCTTTTCACGGTGCACAACATCCACACGCGGCAGGTGTCGCTGGCACAGGTTGAGGAAGCGGGCATCGACGCCGCGGAGTTCTGGATGAATCTTTTCTTCGCCAGCCCTCCCTTCAACTACGATCACGCCCGCTCGCACATCCCGATCGATCTGCTGACTTCCGGGATTTTCGCCGCGCATTACATCAATACCGTCAGCCCGAGGTTCCTTTGGGAAATCGTGGAGGGGTGGCATTCCGTGGTGCCGAACTCCGTGCGCGCGGAACTCCGTGCGAAATACGCCGCCGGATGCTCGGCCGGCATCCTGAACGCTCCGGACGTTTCCTACAATCCGCTGACGGACGACGCGCTCGAGCGGAATTTCGGTGTCGCCGACTTTGTGGAGGGAAAGGCCGCCAACAAGCAGGCGCTCCAACGCGAACTCCATCTCAAACAGAATCCCGACGCCCCCATCTTCTTCTGGCCTTCCCGTCTCGATCCCGTACAGAAAGGCCCGCAACTGCTCACGGAGATCCTGCACAAGCTGGTGTCGGACTACTGGGAGCGGGATTTGCAGGTGGTCATCGTGGCCAATGGTCCGCATCAGGAATGGATCGACAAGATCGTCTGCGCGTTCGACCTGCACGAGCGGGTGGCGATCGTGGACTTCGAGGAGCGTTTGTCGCGCCTCGCCTATGCAGGCTCAGACTTCATGCTCATGCCGTCGCTCTTCGAGCCCTGCGGTCTGCCTCAGATGACCTCTCCGCTCTATGGCTCGCTGCCGGTCGTGCATTCGACGGGCGGACTTTACGACACCGTCCGCCACATCGACGTCGGCCACTCCACCGGAAACGGCTTCCGCTTCGACCACTACTCGTCGGAAGGCTTCCGCTGGGCCATCGACCGGGCGATGGAATTCTACTCACTTCCTGCGGAAATCCGGGAGCGTGAGATCCGCCGCGTGATGATCGAGAGCGAACAGGAATTCAGCCATAAGGAAGTCGCCCGCCGCTACATCAGCATCTACGAGGAAATGCTCGCCCGCCCGCTGGTGGAGAAGGAATCCGGAGAGGTGATCAAGGCGATCGCGGAGAGCCTTTCGGAAAGTCTCGCCGAGGGGTGA
- a CDS encoding ferritin-like domain-containing protein, with the protein MITNLEQLYFNQIHDLCSAESQLLGVLPQMVAFSSRTELRDAFRLCLRDSRTHFSSLVEIRKEHGISHETMICDAMRGLVIETKKHLTKTVPGEVRDAVLIASGNRIEHYEMASYGVAKAFADCLGFDRDSKLLAEMLQDVCEADSAITRIAAGGIFLTGARSGASLV; encoded by the coding sequence ATGATCACGAATCTAGAACAGCTTTACTTCAACCAGATTCACGACCTGTGCAGTGCGGAATCCCAGTTGCTAGGCGTCCTCCCCCAGATGGTCGCTTTCTCATCCCGCACGGAACTGCGTGATGCGTTCCGCCTTTGTCTGCGTGACAGCCGCACGCATTTTTCCAGTCTTGTCGAAATCCGGAAAGAGCATGGAATTTCACACGAAACCATGATTTGTGACGCGATGCGGGGCCTCGTCATTGAAACCAAAAAGCATCTCACCAAAACCGTCCCGGGCGAGGTGCGGGACGCGGTGCTGATCGCATCCGGCAACCGCATCGAACACTACGAAATGGCGAGCTATGGCGTTGCCAAGGCGTTCGCGGATTGTCTCGGATTCGACCGTGATTCGAAACTGTTGGCGGAGATGCTTCAAGATGTATGTGAGGCGGACAGCGCCATCACACGGATCGCCGCCGGTGGCATCTTCCTTACCGGAGCAAGGAGCGGCGCGTCCTTGGTCTGA